The Alloyangia pacifica DNA segment GCGCCATCTCGCGGATCGCGTCCAGCGCCACAGGGGTGCGCAGGGTTACCTCCAAGACTGGCAGTCCGCCTGCGACCAGCGCCTCGGCCAGCGGGCGGGCATGGGCGAGATCGTCGATCACCAGAACCGGGATCACCGGGGCGAGCTTGCAGAGGGCTTCGTTGGCGCGGCTGGCATCCTGGGGGGTCATGGGCGGGGCCTTTGTCTGGGTGTCATTGGGACCGGAGCGGTCGCGTCAGGGTTATTTTCGAAATGCCGGAAGGGCAAGCGCGGCAGGCGGTCAGACGACAACCGCCGCGCCATTCGAGGCCAGCCCGACGTTCCGGCGGAAGGCCTCGAAGAGCTCGCGGCCGACGCCATGGCCGTTGCCCGTGAGGTCGGCGGTGACCGCCTCGCGGTCCTCGAAGCCCTCGGTCAGGCATTGCAGCGTGCCGGTGGTGGCATCGAGCCGGACGATGTCGCCATCGCGCAGCTTGGCGAGCGGGCCGCCGTCTGCGGCCTCGGGGCACACGTGGATGGCTGAGGGCACCTTGCCTGACGCGCCCGACATCCGCCCGTCGGTGACCAGCGCCACCTTCAGGCCGCGATCCTGCAGCACGGCGAGGGTCGGCGTCAGGCTGTGCAGCTCGGGCATGCCGTTCGACTTCGGCCCCTGGAAGCGCACGACGACGATGGTGTCCGAGGTGAACTCGCCGGCCTTGAAGGCGTCTTTCACCTGCGACTGATCGTGGAAGATGCGCACCGGCGCCTCGACTACGTGGTGCTCGGGCTTCACCGCCGAGATCTTCATGATGCCGTGGCCGAGATTGCCGATCATCTGCTTGAGCCCGCCGGATTTCTGGAACGGGTCCGAGGCGGGGCGGAGGATCTTGTCGTTCTGGCTCTCGCGCGGGGTGTCCTCGTAGACGATGGCGCCATCCCTGAGCTTCGGTTCCTGCGTGTAGAGGTGCATGCCGTCGCCCGCGACCGTCTTGACGTCCTCGTGCATGAGGCCCGCGTCGAGCAGCTCGCCGATCATGTACTGCAGCCCGCCCGCGGCGTGGAAGTGGTTCACGTCCGCAAGCCCGTTGGGATAGACCTTGGCCATCAGCGGCACCGCTTGCGAGATCTGGTCGAAGTCTGACAGCTCGAGCGCCACGCCCGCGGCGCGCGCCATGGCCGGCAGGTGCAGCACGAGGTTGGTCGACCCGCCGGTGGCCATGAGGCCGACGATGCCGTTGACGAAGGCCTTGGCGTCGAGAACGTCGCAGACCGGACGGTACTCATTGCCGAGCGCGGTGATCGCCAGCGCGCGTTTCGCCCCGGCCTCGGTCAGCGCGTCGCGCAGCGGGGTGTTGGGGTTGATGAAGGAGCTGCCCGGCAGGTGCAGACCCATGAACTCCATCAGCATCTGGTTGGAATTTGCGGTGCCGTAGAAGGTGCAGGTGCCGGGGCCGTGATAGCTCTTCATCTCGGCTTCCATCAGCTTGTCGCGGCCGACCTCGCCGGTGGCGTATTGCTGGCGGACCTTGGCCTTCTCGTCGTTGGGCAGGCCGCTGGTCATCGGGCCGGCGGGCAGGAAGAGGCCGGGGATGTAGCCGAAGGTGGCCGCGGCGATGACGAGGCCGGGCACGATCTTGTCGCAGACGCCGAGGTAGACGGCGGCGTCATAGGTGTTGTGCGAGAGCGAAACCCCGGCGGCCAGCGCGATCACGTCGCGCGAGAAGAGCGAGAGCTCCATGCCGACCTGGCCCTGCGTGACCCCGTCGCACATGGCCGGAACGCCGCCCGCCACCTGCGCCGTGCCGCCGACCGAGCGCGCCGCGGTGCGCAGCAGCTCGGGGTAGCGCTCATAGGGTTGGTGGGCCGAGAGCATGTCGTTGTAGGCGGTGACGATGCCGAGGTTCGGCGCGCGGCCCGTCGCCAGGGCCTGCTGGTCCTGCCCGGTGGCAGCATAGGCGTGCGCCTGGTTGCCGCAGGTGAGATGGGCGCGGCGCGGACCTTCCTCGGCGGCGCGGCGCATCCTGTCGAGATAGGTGCCTCGGAGGTTTTCCGAGCGCGCCTCGATCTCGGCGGTGACCTTGGCGATGGTGGCGTTGAGCGACATGAGAGGGGCTCCTTTCGCTGTCCGGGGTCGGCCCGGTCTGGCGTCCTTGCGCAGCATGTAGCTCAGTTAGCGCTATCAGTAAAGATGCTAGGGTTGGGCGGACGGCCGCGCAGAGGGGAACGCGTGAAATTGGGGCAGCGCGTCGCGGCAGTGGACAAGAACGGGCCGCGTTCCCCTCGCGCGACGTTATCGGGCGGTCGGTGCGGCGCCTGCGCCAGTCTCAGTTCGGGACGGGGGATTGGAAGCGCGCGTCCATGCGGTCGTGGAACGGGAAGCTCTCGAACCAGGGCTGCGCCTCGATCAGCACCCGGCAGAAAGAAGGGCGCATGAGGAGCCGCTCGAAGTAGCCGTCGAGCGCGGTCTGCCCGGGCTCGAAGGGCTGCAGGATGCGCGCAAAGAAGAGCGCGGGCGCGGCGGAACAATCGGCGAGCGAGAAGTCGTCCCCGGCGGCCCAGAGCCGCCCCGTCATGTGCTGCTCGATTATCACGTAGGCCTGACGCAGCTGCTCTTTGGCCTCTGCGACTCCCAGGTGATCCTTCTGATCCTCGGGGCGGAAACTGTCGAAGACGATCTTCTGCATCGGCCCCTGCACGTAGAGGTCGAAGAACCGGTCCCACAGCCGCGCCTGCAGGCAGGAGTCGGGATCGGCGGGGAGCAACCGTTGCGGACCGGGGCAGACCCGCTCCAGGTAGTCGATGATGATCGTCGCCTCGGGCAGGATCAGGTTCCGCTCGGCGTCATGCAGTACCGGCAGCTTGCCGACCGGCCAGAGACCGTGGAGTCGGGCGTGCTGGGCCGGATCGCCGAGATCCACCGTGACGGTCTCCAAGTCGGTCCCTGTTTCGTAGAGCGCGATCAGGACCTTGTGGCAATAAGAGGCAAGCGGATGGGAATAGAGCGTCAGTCTCATGGCGGCCCTCTTCTCGGATCGGTTGGACGATTCTCGGGCCTTGCGGCGTGTGTGGCAAGTCTTCTTGACCCCTCTTGCATGGCGGGGCTGCAAAGCGCGGCTGCGAAGATGCTTTCCAAGGCACCCGCGCGGCGCTAAAGGGGCAAGATGACACAGCCCGATCTCCCCACCGTCCGTCTCCTTCCCAAGGCCAAACCGCAGGCGCTGCGCCGTGGTTACCCGTGGGTCTATGCAAACGAGTTGGTGGTTGACCGCCGGACCCGGAACCTTGCCGCCGGCACCGTTGCGCGGCTCGAGGACAACGACCGCAAGCTGCTCGGGCTGGTGGGCGTGACACCCAGCTCGAAGATCATCTGCCGGATGCTCGACCGCGACCCCGAAGCCATGATCGACAAAGCCTGGCTCGCCGCCAAGCTGACCCGTGCGCTGGAACTGCGCGAGCGGCTGTTCCCGGCGCCCTACTACCGGCTGGTCCACGCCGAGGCTGACGGGCTGCCCGGCGTGATCATCGACCGTTTCGGCGACACCGCGGTGATCCAGCCGAATGCCGCCTGGGCCGAGCTCTTGCTGCCCGAGTTGGCCGAGGCGCTCGCCGAGGTCTCGGGCGTCACGAACATCCTCAAGAACGCCGGCGGCCGGGGCCGCCAGCTGGAGGGGCTCGACGATCAGGATGCGGTGCTGCTGGGCCAGGCGCCCGAGGCGCCGCTGCCGGTCGAGATGAACGGCGCGACCTACATGGCCGATCTCACCGGCGGCCAGAAGACCGGCCTTTTCTACGACCAGCGCCCGAACCACGGCTTCGCCGCGCGGCTGGCGAGCGGGCAAAGGATGCTCGACGTCTTCTCCCACGTCGGGGGCTTCGCCCTGGCGGCGCTGGCGGGCGGCGCGGCGAGTGCGCTTTCGGTCGACGGCTCGGCTTCGGCGCTGGCATTGGCCGAGGAAGGCGCGAGGCGCATGGGCGCGGCAGAGCGCTTCGCCACACGCCAGGGCGACGCGTTCGACACGCTCGAGGCATTGGGGACCGAGGGCGAGCGCTTCGGCCTCGTGGTCTGCGACCCTCCCGCCTTCGCCCCGGCCAAACCCGCGCTGGAAGCAGGTCTGCGCGCGTATGAGAAGGTCGCGCGGCTCTCGGCACCGCTGGTCGAAGAGGGCGGCTACCTGGTGCTCTGCTCGTGCTCGCACGCGGCGGATCTCTCGAGCTTCACCGGCGCCTGCCTGCGCGGCATCGGCCGGGCCGGGCGCCGGGCGCAGCTCTTGCACACCGGCTTTGCCGGGCCGGATCACCCGCTGCTGCCGCAGCTGGCGGAATCGGGCTACCTGAAGGCGTTGGTGTTCCGCCTGTGAAGGTGCTTCTGGACACCTGCGTCATCTACCCCACGGTGATGCGCGAGGTGCTCCTTGGCGTCGCGGCGCAGGGGCTCTTCCAGCCGCTGTGGTCCGCGCGCATCCTGGAAGAATGGGCGCTCGCGGCGCGCAAGCTCGGCCCGATGGGCGAGATGCAGGCGCGCGGTGAGATCGCCCAGGTGCGCGCCGCCTGGCCGGGGGCGGAGGTGCGCTACCAGCCCGCCCTTGAAGACCGGCTCTGGCTGCCCGACCCGGCGGACCTGCATGTGCTGGCGGCGGCCATCTCGGCAAGCGCCGACCTCATCGTCACCGAGAACGCCAAGGATTTCCCGCGCAACATCCTCGCCGAGGAGGGCCTCTCGCGTGTGGATGCCGACGGCTTCCTGCGCGGTCTCTGCGAGGCGAACCCGGGCAAGGTCAAAGATGCCTGCGAGGCGGTCCTCGCCGAGGCGCGGCGGCTCTCGGGCGAGGACTGGACCCTGCGCGGGCTTCTGAAAAAGGCGCGGCTGCCGCGGCTCGGCAAGGCGCTCGAGGCCGCCGGCTGAGCGCTTACGCGTCGGCCTTCATCTCCGGCACGTTCGGCGTATCTTCTTCGCGCTTGGCCTTTGTGGACCAGATCCGATCGCGCGCCGGCGTCGGCAACGGCTTGCGGTTCTGGCCGAGGTGGATGTGCACTTTCCCGATGAAATAGGCCGAGACCGGTGCCGTCATGAACAGGAAGGCAATGATCAACAGCTCGTGGTAGGATGGCGCGCCGGAGGCAAAGGCAAAGAGCACCGAGGCCAGCAGGATCGAACCCACCCCCAGCGTCGAAGCCTTGGTCGGCGCATGCAGCCGGGCCATGGGCGCCTGCAGTTTCAGCAGGCCGATCGAGCCCACCAAAGTGAACAGCCCGCCGATGACCAGCGCCGCGGCAATGACGATATCGAGGATGTCGTGGCTCATTCGATGATGTCTCCTCTCAGCACGAAGCGCGCCACGGCGACGGTCGAAATGAAGCCGAGCATGGCGATGATCATAGCGGCCTCGAAGTAGATCTGCGTTGCCCCGGCGATGCCCACGAGGATGATCAGCGCTACGGCGTTGATCGACAGCGTGTCGAGCGCGAGGATGCGGTCGCCGCTCCGCGGGCCCTTCACCAGCCGGATCATCGTCAGCAGCAACGACAGGCTCACGGCGGCAAAGGCGAAGATGAGCGCATAGGTGACAATCATTCGAAAATCTCCTTCAGGCGGCGTTCGTAGCGGGATTTGATCTTGCGAGCGACCTTCTCTGGGTCCTCGGCATGCAGGGCGTGCACCAGCAGCGCGTGGCCCTCGTCCGAGAGGTCGACCGAGACCGTGCCCGGCGTCAGGGTGATGGTCCCCGCGAGCGCGGTGATCGCCTCGGGGGTGCGGATGTCGAGCGGGATGTTCACCCAGGCCGAGCGGATGTTGCGGTTGGGCTTGAAGAGCACGATCAGCGCCACGGTGACATTGGCCGTGATGATGTCCCAGGCGACGATCAGCCCATAGGGGATGAGCCTCCACGGCCGTGTCACCTGCGGCCGGTTCGGCCAGTACGCGGCTGTGGCGAAGGGCAGAAGCACGCCGAGGATGATCCCGAAAACAAGGCTGTTGATCGAGGGCTCGTTCGCCAGCAACTGCCAGATGATCACCAGCGCAACCGACAGCAGCGGGTGCGGAAAGAGCCTTTGCATGAAACGTGCGGCCATCACTGTCCTCCCAATGCGTCGTCGGTGGTTGCCTCGGTGCCGGGCTCATGGGACTCGTCGGCGGGCAGTTCGTGGCCGCCGGCGTTGGTCTCATGGGGGTCGGCGTGGTCGTCGCCGTGCTTCTCGATCTCCTTGCCCGGCGTCTCGAGCACGGTGGAGATATAGGGCTGCGGCGCAAAGAGTTGCGCGGCGGTGGCGTCGAGTTGCCGGGTCACCGGGCCGGCGAAGACGGTCAGCGCCACCAGCAGGCTTACCAGCACTCCGATGGCCAGCATCGGCAGCGGCTGGTTGCCGCCCGTGGGATCGTGGATCTCACGCGCGCCCTGTGCGTCCTCGGGATCGTCCACCGAGCCGCATTGCTCGACCGCGAGCTGGTGCGGCTTCCAGAAGATCGTCGAGCCCGCGCGGGAAAAGCCCACCACGGCCACCAGCGACGAGCCCAGCACCACCGCCCAGACCCAGCCCATCAGCGCGCCGCCCTCGGCCGCCTCGAGGATCAGCAGCTTGCCGAGGAAGCCCGAGAGCGGCGGCAGGCCCGTCATGGCGATGGAGGCGATGAAGAAGAGCCCCGCGACCAATGCGCCCCCGGCCATGGGCAGCGCTGCCGTGAGCTCTCCTGCGACGCTGCCGCGGCGCTCGCGGATCACGTCGACGACGAGAAAGAGCGCCGCCGTCGCCAGCGTCGAATGCAGCGCGTAGTAAAGTGCCGCCGAAATACCCGCCGGGGTGAACTGCGCCACCGAGGCCAGCAGCATTCCCATCGAGCCGATCACCGAAAAGGCGACCAGCCGCCCGATCTCGCGCGTGCCGAGCACCCCGATCATGCCAATCGCGAGGGTGATCAGCGCCAGCGGCAGCAGCCATTCCTCGTGTGCGCCCGACATAAGAGGCAACGAGGGCGGGAAGATCATCGTATAGACGCGGATGATGCCATAGGCACCGACCTTGGTCATGATGGCAAAGAGCGCGGCGACGGGGGCCGGGGCCTCGGCATAGCTCGAGGGCAGCCAGAAGTGCAGCGGCAGAAGCGCCGCCTTGATCGCGAAGACCAGCAGCAGCAGCACGGCCGCGACGCGCAGCCCGGCGGAGTTCTCCACGTTTGCCGCGGCCACGCGCTGCGCCAGGTCCGCCATGTTGAGCGTGCCGGCCTGCGCGTAGAGCGTGCCGAGCGCGAAGAGGAAGAGCGTCGAGCCCAGCAGGTTGTAGAGCATGTACTGCACGCCCGCCCGGGTCCGCGTCGCGCCGCCCGAATGGACCATGAGCCCGTAGGAGGCAATCAGCAGGACCTCGAAGAAGACGAAGAGGTTGAAGGCATCGCCGGTGAGGAAGGCGCCCATGATGCCCATGATCTGGAACTGGAAGAGCGCGTGAAAATGCTGTCCGCGGCGGTCCCACCCCGAGCCGATCGCATAGATCAGCACCGGCAGCGCGAGCACCGCCGTCAGCAGCACCATGGTCGTCGCCAGCCGGTCCGCCACCAGCACGATGCCAAAGGGCGCCTGCCAGTTGCCGAGCTGGTAGATCGTCACCGTGCCATCGCTGGCCTGTATGTAAAGACCGATGGCGATGGCAAGCGTGGCCACCAGCGAGGCGACCGAGAAGATCCGCTGCAGGGTTTCGTGGAAGCGCGCGGCAAGCACGATGATGGCGGCCATCATGGCCGGCAGCAGCACGGGGGCGATAATCCAGTGCATCATGCGCGGGACTCCTTCTCGTCGCCCTGTCTTGCGTCAGGGTCTTCTCCGGCGCGGCGCTCGCGGGCCAGGTCCCGCGCCTCGTCCACGTGGTCATCATTGGCGTTGAGGTAGGAGGCCAGCGCGATCATCACCACCACGGCGGTCATGCCGAAGGAGATCACGATGGCCGTCAGCACCAGCGCCTGCGGCAGCGGGTCGGTGTAGCTCGTCACGTCGTCGCGCAGGATCGGCGGCTGGTTGATCACCAACCGTCCAGAGGCGAAGAGGAAGAGGTTCACGGCGTAGGTCAGCAGCGAGGTGCCGATGATCACGGGGAAGGTGCGCAGCCGCATCACCATGTAGATGCCCGCGGCGGTCAGCACGCCGATGGTGGTCGCTATGAGAAATTCCATGGATCAGGCCCCCTCGTTTTCGATATCGCGCGAGGGGTCGATGTCCATCGCATGCTCGCTGGGCTCGTCGCCGGAGCGACGTGCCATCCGCGAGAAGCTCTCGAGCGACAGCAGTACGGCGCCGACCACCGCGAGGAAGACCCCGAGATCGAAGGCCATGGCCGAGGCAAGCTCGAACTTCTCCAGCCCCGGCAGCGTCACGTAGCCGAAGGTCGAGGTCAGGAAGGGTTTCCCGAAGAGCCAGGCGCCGATGCCGGTGAGCCCGGCGATCAGCACGCCCGCGCCGATCACCCCGTGGTAGGGGTAGCGCTGGCGCTCGTTGGCCCATGCGAAGCCCGAGGCCATGTACTGCATGACCACGGCGATCGACACCACGAGACCCGCGACGAAGCCGCCGCCCGGTTCGTTGTGACCGCGCAGGAAGATATAGGCGCCGACCATCAGCACCACCGGCAGGATCAGCCGGGTGACCACCACCATCATCAGCGGGTGGGCGTCTCCGGCCTGCTCCCGGTCCGGCACGCGGTTGAGCAGGCGCGCGCGCACCGGCCCGGTCAGCAGTGCTTCGGTCACCGCGTAGATCACCAGCGCGGCGATGCCGAGCACGATGATTTCGCCAAAGGTATCATAGCCCCGGAAGTCCACGAGGATCACGTTGACCACGTTGGTCCCGCCGCCGCCGTCGTAGGAGTTGTCGAGCATGTAGTCCGAGATCGTCCCCATCGCGAAATCGCGGCGCAGGATGGCGTAGGTGAGCCCCGCGGTGCCGAGGCCGGCCACGACCGCGAGCATCCCATC contains these protein-coding regions:
- the edd gene encoding phosphogluconate dehydratase, whose product is MSLNATIAKVTAEIEARSENLRGTYLDRMRRAAEEGPRRAHLTCGNQAHAYAATGQDQQALATGRAPNLGIVTAYNDMLSAHQPYERYPELLRTAARSVGGTAQVAGGVPAMCDGVTQGQVGMELSLFSRDVIALAAGVSLSHNTYDAAVYLGVCDKIVPGLVIAAATFGYIPGLFLPAGPMTSGLPNDEKAKVRQQYATGEVGRDKLMEAEMKSYHGPGTCTFYGTANSNQMLMEFMGLHLPGSSFINPNTPLRDALTEAGAKRALAITALGNEYRPVCDVLDAKAFVNGIVGLMATGGSTNLVLHLPAMARAAGVALELSDFDQISQAVPLMAKVYPNGLADVNHFHAAGGLQYMIGELLDAGLMHEDVKTVAGDGMHLYTQEPKLRDGAIVYEDTPRESQNDKILRPASDPFQKSGGLKQMIGNLGHGIMKISAVKPEHHVVEAPVRIFHDQSQVKDAFKAGEFTSDTIVVVRFQGPKSNGMPELHSLTPTLAVLQDRGLKVALVTDGRMSGASGKVPSAIHVCPEAADGGPLAKLRDGDIVRLDATTGTLQCLTEGFEDREAVTADLTGNGHGVGRELFEAFRRNVGLASNGAAVVV
- a CDS encoding glutathione S-transferase family protein translates to MRLTLYSHPLASYCHKVLIALYETGTDLETVTVDLGDPAQHARLHGLWPVGKLPVLHDAERNLILPEATIIIDYLERVCPGPQRLLPADPDSCLQARLWDRFFDLYVQGPMQKIVFDSFRPEDQKDHLGVAEAKEQLRQAYVIIEQHMTGRLWAAGDDFSLADCSAAPALFFARILQPFEPGQTALDGYFERLLMRPSFCRVLIEAQPWFESFPFHDRMDARFQSPVPN
- a CDS encoding RSP_2647 family RNA methyltransferase, translating into MTQPDLPTVRLLPKAKPQALRRGYPWVYANELVVDRRTRNLAAGTVARLEDNDRKLLGLVGVTPSSKIICRMLDRDPEAMIDKAWLAAKLTRALELRERLFPAPYYRLVHAEADGLPGVIIDRFGDTAVIQPNAAWAELLLPELAEALAEVSGVTNILKNAGGRGRQLEGLDDQDAVLLGQAPEAPLPVEMNGATYMADLTGGQKTGLFYDQRPNHGFAARLASGQRMLDVFSHVGGFALAALAGGAASALSVDGSASALALAEEGARRMGAAERFATRQGDAFDTLEALGTEGERFGLVVCDPPAFAPAKPALEAGLRAYEKVARLSAPLVEEGGYLVLCSCSHAADLSSFTGACLRGIGRAGRRAQLLHTGFAGPDHPLLPQLAESGYLKALVFRL
- a CDS encoding RSP_2648 family PIN domain-containing protein, producing the protein MKVLLDTCVIYPTVMREVLLGVAAQGLFQPLWSARILEEWALAARKLGPMGEMQARGEIAQVRAAWPGAEVRYQPALEDRLWLPDPADLHVLAAAISASADLIVTENAKDFPRNILAEEGLSRVDADGFLRGLCEANPGKVKDACEAVLAEARRLSGEDWTLRGLLKKARLPRLGKALEAAG
- a CDS encoding Na+/H+ antiporter subunit G, whose product is MSHDILDIVIAAALVIGGLFTLVGSIGLLKLQAPMARLHAPTKASTLGVGSILLASVLFAFASGAPSYHELLIIAFLFMTAPVSAYFIGKVHIHLGQNRKPLPTPARDRIWSTKAKREEDTPNVPEMKADA
- a CDS encoding K+/H+ antiporter subunit F translates to MIVTYALIFAFAAVSLSLLLTMIRLVKGPRSGDRILALDTLSINAVALIILVGIAGATQIYFEAAMIIAMLGFISTVAVARFVLRGDIIE
- a CDS encoding Na+/H+ antiporter subunit E — protein: MAARFMQRLFPHPLLSVALVIIWQLLANEPSINSLVFGIILGVLLPFATAAYWPNRPQVTRPWRLIPYGLIVAWDIITANVTVALIVLFKPNRNIRSAWVNIPLDIRTPEAITALAGTITLTPGTVSVDLSDEGHALLVHALHAEDPEKVARKIKSRYERRLKEIFE
- a CDS encoding monovalent cation/H+ antiporter subunit D, whose amino-acid sequence is MMHWIIAPVLLPAMMAAIIVLAARFHETLQRIFSVASLVATLAIAIGLYIQASDGTVTIYQLGNWQAPFGIVLVADRLATTMVLLTAVLALPVLIYAIGSGWDRRGQHFHALFQFQIMGIMGAFLTGDAFNLFVFFEVLLIASYGLMVHSGGATRTRAGVQYMLYNLLGSTLFLFALGTLYAQAGTLNMADLAQRVAAANVENSAGLRVAAVLLLLVFAIKAALLPLHFWLPSSYAEAPAPVAALFAIMTKVGAYGIIRVYTMIFPPSLPLMSGAHEEWLLPLALITLAIGMIGVLGTREIGRLVAFSVIGSMGMLLASVAQFTPAGISAALYYALHSTLATAALFLVVDVIRERRGSVAGELTAALPMAGGALVAGLFFIASIAMTGLPPLSGFLGKLLILEAAEGGALMGWVWAVVLGSSLVAVVGFSRAGSTIFWKPHQLAVEQCGSVDDPEDAQGAREIHDPTGGNQPLPMLAIGVLVSLLVALTVFAGPVTRQLDATAAQLFAPQPYISTVLETPGKEIEKHGDDHADPHETNAGGHELPADESHEPGTEATTDDALGGQ
- a CDS encoding Na+/H+ antiporter subunit C, which translates into the protein MEFLIATTIGVLTAAGIYMVMRLRTFPVIIGTSLLTYAVNLFLFASGRLVINQPPILRDDVTSYTDPLPQALVLTAIVISFGMTAVVVMIALASYLNANDDHVDEARDLARERRAGEDPDARQGDEKESRA